In the genome of Nitratireductor sp. GISD-1A_MAKvit, the window CCGTGCGCAGCGGAGCCTATGATTTCATCGAGAAGCCGGTGGAGCCTGACGTGCTGCTGGCGGCGGTGGAGCGAGCCGCCCGGATGCGGCAGCTCGTTTTGCAGAACCGAGCGCTGAAAAGCGGCGCAGGCGAGCGCTACGCGCTGGAAAAGCACCTTATTGGCAACAGTGAAGCCATCCGGCTTCTGCGCAAGCGCATTGCAGCCATCGCGCTCGCCGATGTGAACACGGTCATCTATGGCGAAACCGGCTCCGGCAAGGAAGTCGTGGCAACGGCGCTTCATGAGCTTGGCCAGCGGCGCGAAGGTCCGTTCGTGGCACTCAATTGCGGCGCCCTCCCCGATACTCTGATCGCCAGCGAACTTTTTGGCCATGAGCCCGGCGCCTTCACCGGTGCGGACCGCCGGCGCATCGGCAGGCTGGAACAGGCAAGCGGTGGCACGCTGTTTCTCGACGAAATCGAAAGCATGCCCCTTGCCCATCAGACCCAGCTCCTGCGCGCGCTCCAGTCGCAGACCATCACGCGGCTGGGCGGCAGGGACGAAATCGGGATCGATGTCCGGGTCGTCGCGGCAGCCAAGAAGGACCTGGAGGCAGCCTCCGAGGAAGGCTCGTTCCGTGCCGATCTTTACTATCGCATCGCCGTTGCAACGCTCTCCATTCCGCCATTGCGCAAACGGCCCGAAGACGTGCCATTGCTCTTCATGCACTATGCGCAACACGCCGCCAGGCGTGTCCAGATGGATTTTGTGGAGCCCGATCACAACTATCTGGACGCGCTGCGCAACCGGCCATGGAAGGGCAATGTGCGCGAACTGATCAATCTGGCCGAACGGTATGCTCTCGGCATTGA includes:
- a CDS encoding sigma-54-dependent transcriptional regulator, with translation MKSIPVILVDDEPDIRDAWAETLALEVYEPFVFSDGNEALKALNRDWPGIVVTDLRMPGMNGTALLEAVREIDRDIPVIIITGHGDVPMAVSAVRSGAYDFIEKPVEPDVLLAAVERAARMRQLVLQNRALKSGAGERYALEKHLIGNSEAIRLLRKRIAAIALADVNTVIYGETGSGKEVVATALHELGQRREGPFVALNCGALPDTLIASELFGHEPGAFTGADRRRIGRLEQASGGTLFLDEIESMPLAHQTQLLRALQSQTITRLGGRDEIGIDVRVVAAAKKDLEAASEEGSFRADLYYRIAVATLSIPPLRKRPEDVPLLFMHYAQHAARRVQMDFVEPDHNYLDALRNRPWKGNVRELINLAERYALGIDGEARSLEADQLSDGLAEQMDTFEKRVLAAALRKTGGQVQRAADLLRIPRKKLYLRMQRHGLSREEFLSKDRVKSDT